In Phreatobacter aquaticus, a single genomic region encodes these proteins:
- a CDS encoding ribonucleoside-diphosphate reductase subunit alpha, whose protein sequence is MSLEVQSESQAARPHPVTAGGATAAATPGYQVIRRNGLVTPFDLAKISVALTKAFLAVEGNSAAASRRVHDIVAELSAQIAASLARRADAGRTFHIEDIQDQVELALMRGEHHKVARAYVLYREDRARERARSAPPAAVLAEPAPVLRMTAADGSLVPIKRARLAAVVEEASAGLDGVSATAILTETGRNLYDGISADELAQAPILAARTFIETEPNYAKASARLLLDKLRSEVLTFIDGCPEQATQAEMAGRYGAYFHAYLAKGIAAELIDPELQRFDLGRIAAALKPERDLQFDYLGLQTLYDRYFLHVEGRRFELPQAFFMRVAMGLALREIDRDARAIEFYDLLSSFDFMASTPTLFNAGTLRPQLSSCFLTTVPDDLDGIFKSIRDNALLAKYSGGLGNDWSRVRGLGAHIKGTNGESQGVVPFLKVANDTAIAVNQGGKRKGAVCAYLETWHIDIEEFLDLRKNTGDDRRRTHDMNTANWVPDLFMQRVAENGPWTLFSPDETPDLHDLYGKAFKTAYEAYEAKAARGEMKVTREVRAADLWRRMLTMVFETGHPWITFKDPCNIRSPQGHVGVVHSSNLCTEITLNTSNDEVAVCNLGSVNLAQHVTPRGLDRARLAATVKTAMRMLDNVVDINFYTIPEARRSNLKHRPVGLGIMGFQDALQALRLPYASDAAVRFADESMEAIAYEAISASVDLAAERGRYPSFAGSLWSRGILPVDSIELVAEARGGLDCDRSQTLDWAGLRQRVMTIGMRNSNCMAIAPTATISNICGVAQSIEPAYQNLFVKSNMSGDFTVVNAALVHDLKARGLWDEVMVSDLKYFDGSVGQIDRIPDDLKALYATAFEIDSSWLIEAAARRQKWIDQAQSLNLYIANPSGKKLDQLYRLAWERGLKTTYYLRSRSATHVEKSTLKGTDGKLNAVSASIPVAAAPIVLGEAWGQACAVDDPTCEACQ, encoded by the coding sequence ATGTCTCTCGAAGTCCAATCCGAATCGCAGGCCGCGCGGCCTCATCCCGTAACGGCCGGCGGCGCAACGGCCGCCGCGACGCCCGGCTATCAGGTGATCCGGCGCAACGGCCTCGTCACACCGTTCGACCTTGCCAAGATCTCGGTCGCGCTAACCAAGGCCTTCCTGGCGGTGGAAGGCAACAGCGCCGCCGCCTCCCGCCGCGTCCACGACATCGTGGCGGAGCTCTCGGCGCAGATCGCAGCCAGCCTCGCCCGCCGGGCCGATGCAGGCCGCACCTTTCATATCGAGGATATCCAGGACCAGGTGGAACTGGCGCTGATGCGCGGCGAACACCACAAGGTGGCGCGCGCCTATGTGCTCTATCGCGAAGACCGGGCCCGCGAGCGGGCGCGGAGTGCGCCTCCGGCGGCCGTTCTCGCCGAGCCCGCGCCGGTGTTGCGCATGACGGCGGCCGATGGGTCGCTTGTGCCGATCAAGCGCGCGCGGCTCGCCGCCGTGGTCGAGGAAGCCTCTGCCGGCCTCGACGGCGTGTCAGCAACCGCGATCCTGACCGAGACGGGGCGCAATCTCTATGACGGGATCTCGGCCGACGAACTGGCCCAGGCGCCGATCCTGGCGGCCCGCACCTTCATCGAGACCGAGCCGAACTATGCCAAGGCGAGCGCGCGTCTGCTGCTCGACAAGCTGCGCAGCGAGGTCCTGACCTTCATCGATGGCTGCCCCGAGCAGGCGACGCAGGCCGAGATGGCCGGGCGCTACGGCGCCTATTTCCACGCCTATCTCGCCAAGGGCATTGCCGCCGAGCTGATCGACCCGGAGCTGCAGCGCTTCGACCTCGGGCGGATCGCCGCAGCCCTCAAGCCGGAGCGTGACCTGCAATTCGACTATCTCGGCCTGCAGACGCTCTATGATCGCTATTTCCTGCATGTCGAGGGACGCCGCTTCGAGCTGCCGCAGGCCTTTTTCATGCGGGTGGCGATGGGGCTGGCGCTGCGCGAGATCGACCGCGACGCCCGCGCCATCGAATTCTACGACCTGCTCTCCTCCTTTGATTTCATGGCCTCGACGCCGACCCTGTTCAATGCGGGCACGCTGCGCCCGCAGCTCTCCTCCTGCTTCCTGACGACCGTGCCGGACGATCTCGACGGCATCTTCAAGTCGATCCGGGACAATGCCCTGCTCGCCAAATATTCCGGCGGACTCGGCAATGACTGGAGCCGGGTGCGCGGGCTTGGCGCCCACATCAAGGGCACCAATGGCGAGAGCCAGGGTGTGGTGCCGTTCCTGAAGGTCGCCAACGACACGGCGATCGCGGTCAACCAGGGGGGCAAGCGCAAGGGCGCGGTCTGCGCCTATCTCGAGACCTGGCACATCGACATCGAGGAATTCCTCGATCTCAGGAAGAACACCGGCGACGACCGCCGCCGGACCCATGACATGAACACGGCGAACTGGGTGCCGGACCTGTTCATGCAGCGGGTGGCGGAAAACGGCCCGTGGACCCTGTTCTCACCCGACGAGACGCCCGATCTCCACGATCTCTACGGCAAGGCCTTCAAGACGGCGTACGAGGCCTATGAGGCCAAGGCCGCGCGCGGCGAGATGAAGGTCACCCGCGAGGTGCGCGCGGCCGATCTTTGGCGGCGCATGCTGACCATGGTGTTCGAGACCGGTCATCCCTGGATCACCTTCAAGGATCCCTGCAACATCCGCTCGCCGCAGGGCCATGTCGGCGTGGTCCATTCGTCGAACCTCTGCACCGAGATCACCCTCAACACGTCGAACGACGAGGTGGCGGTGTGCAATCTGGGGTCCGTCAACCTCGCCCAGCATGTGACGCCCCGCGGGCTCGACCGGGCCCGGCTGGCGGCGACGGTGAAAACCGCGATGCGCATGCTCGACAATGTGGTCGACATCAATTTCTACACGATCCCCGAGGCGCGCCGCTCCAACCTGAAGCACCGGCCGGTGGGCCTCGGGATCATGGGCTTCCAGGATGCGCTGCAGGCGCTGCGGCTGCCCTATGCCTCGGACGCGGCGGTGCGCTTCGCCGACGAGAGCATGGAGGCGATCGCCTATGAGGCGATCTCGGCTTCGGTGGATCTCGCCGCCGAGCGCGGGCGCTATCCGAGCTTTGCGGGCTCGCTCTGGTCGCGCGGCATCCTGCCGGTCGATTCCATCGAGCTGGTCGCGGAGGCCCGTGGCGGGCTCGATTGCGACCGTTCACAAACCCTCGACTGGGCGGGCTTGCGCCAACGCGTGATGACCATCGGCATGCGCAATTCCAACTGCATGGCGATTGCGCCGACGGCGACCATTTCGAACATCTGCGGCGTCGCCCAGTCGATCGAGCCCGCCTACCAGAACCTGTTCGTCAAATCGAACATGTCCGGCGACTTCACGGTCGTGAATGCGGCGCTGGTCCACGATCTCAAGGCGCGTGGCCTGTGGGACGAGGTGATGGTCTCGGATCTCAAATATTTCGACGGGTCGGTCGGCCAGATCGACCGCATCCCGGACGATCTCAAGGCGCTCTATGCCACCGCCTTCGAGATCGATTCATCCTGGCTGATCGAGGCGGCCGCGCGCCGCCAGAAGTGGATCGACCAGGCGCAGTCGCTCAACCTCTATATCGCCAACCCCTCGGGCAAGAAGCTCGACCAGCTCTATCGGCTCGCCTGGGAGCGGGGGCTGAAGACCACCTATTACCTGCGCTCGCGCTCGGCGACCCATGTGGAGAAATCGACGCTGAAGGGCACCGACGGCAAGCTGAACGCGGTTTCGGCCAGCATTCCGGTTGCGGCCGCCCCGATCGTGCTCGGCGAGGCCTGGGGCCAGGCCTGCGCGGTCGACGATCCGACCTGCGAGGCGTGCCAGTAG
- the metE gene encoding 5-methyltetrahydropteroyltriglutamate--homocysteine S-methyltransferase yields the protein MSTIRHSTLSTATLGVPRIGPRRELKLALERYWSGESSQSALMEAASALRIANWARQKALGIRVIPSNDFSLYDHMLDLACMVGAIPDRFGWDGGPVTLDTYFAMARGRLGGKTDDCGCATSHADQAGVPALEMTKWFDTNYHYMVPEFERGQEFRLATLKPLDQFLEARELGYQTRPVLVGPVTFLKLGKARDGSFEPLALIGDLLPAYIDMLRRLHANGAEWVQIDEPCLALDLTEAEATVLRQTYQAIARALPGLKIMLTTYFGGLGANIDTAFGLPVAGLHIDLARAPDQLDRVLAKAPRGLVLSLGIIDGRNIWRADLGAILDRLEPVVARRGTDHIQIAPSCSLLHVPVDLVQERDLDPDLVNWLAFSVQKMEELAILGRALCEGRAAVGEAIAASAAALAARRISPKVHDAAVAARLATVTPAMASRASAFAIRAGKQRRRFGLPAFPTTTIGSFPQTAEVRKARSAHAKGTIDQAAYDGFLREETERAVRWQEEIGLDVLVHGEFERNDMVQYFGEQLAGFAFTRHGWVQSYGSRCVRPPILFGDVARPTPITVGWWRYAQSLTTRPMKGMLTGPVTILNWSFVRDDVPRSQACRQIALAIRDEVSDLEQAGAAMIQIDEAALREGLPLRRAEWPAYLDWAVECFRLCASGVGDETQIHTHMCYSEFNDIIDAIAAMDADVISIETSRSRMELLDAFRTFQYPNEIGPGVYDIHSPRVPAVAEMVDLLKLARRRLADEQIWINPDCGLKTRGWAEVRPALVNMVEAARQMRLAAR from the coding sequence ATGTCGACCATCCGTCACTCCACTCTTTCCACCGCCACGCTCGGCGTGCCGCGCATCGGCCCACGACGCGAACTGAAACTCGCGCTCGAACGCTATTGGTCCGGCGAATCCAGCCAATCGGCCCTCATGGAGGCGGCGAGTGCGCTGCGCATCGCCAACTGGGCCCGCCAGAAGGCCCTCGGGATCCGTGTCATCCCGTCCAACGACTTCTCGCTCTACGACCACATGCTGGATCTCGCCTGCATGGTCGGCGCGATCCCTGACCGGTTCGGCTGGGACGGCGGCCCGGTCACCCTCGACACCTATTTCGCCATGGCGCGCGGGCGGCTTGGCGGGAAGACAGACGATTGCGGCTGCGCCACCAGCCACGCTGATCAAGCGGGCGTGCCGGCGCTGGAGATGACCAAGTGGTTCGACACCAATTACCACTACATGGTCCCCGAATTCGAACGGGGCCAGGAGTTCCGGCTCGCCACCCTCAAGCCGCTGGACCAGTTCCTGGAGGCCAGGGAACTGGGTTACCAGACGAGGCCCGTCCTTGTCGGTCCCGTCACCTTCCTCAAGCTCGGCAAGGCCAGGGACGGCTCCTTCGAGCCGCTGGCACTGATCGGCGATCTGCTGCCGGCCTATATCGACATGCTCCGGCGTCTCCATGCCAATGGCGCCGAATGGGTGCAGATCGACGAGCCCTGCCTCGCGCTCGACCTGACCGAGGCTGAAGCCACCGTGCTCCGGCAGACCTACCAGGCGATCGCCCGGGCGCTTCCCGGCCTCAAGATCATGCTGACGACCTATTTCGGCGGGCTCGGCGCCAATATCGATACGGCCTTCGGCCTGCCGGTCGCGGGCCTGCACATCGATCTTGCCCGCGCGCCCGACCAGCTCGACCGGGTTCTGGCCAAGGCGCCGCGCGGCCTCGTCCTGTCGCTCGGAATCATCGACGGCCGCAACATCTGGCGCGCTGATCTCGGCGCCATTCTCGACCGGCTGGAACCGGTGGTGGCGCGGCGCGGCACCGACCATATCCAGATCGCCCCGTCCTGCTCGCTGCTGCACGTGCCGGTCGATCTGGTGCAGGAACGCGACCTCGATCCGGACCTCGTCAATTGGCTCGCCTTCTCGGTGCAGAAGATGGAGGAACTGGCGATCCTTGGCCGGGCCCTCTGCGAGGGGCGGGCGGCCGTCGGCGAAGCCATTGCGGCATCGGCCGCGGCTCTGGCCGCGCGGCGCATCTCGCCGAAGGTCCACGATGCCGCGGTCGCCGCGCGGCTGGCCACCGTCACGCCCGCCATGGCGAGCCGCGCCAGCGCCTTCGCCATCCGCGCCGGCAAGCAACGCCGCCGCTTCGGCCTGCCGGCCTTCCCGACCACCACGATCGGCTCGTTCCCGCAGACGGCGGAAGTCCGCAAGGCCCGCTCCGCCCATGCCAAGGGCACCATCGACCAGGCCGCCTATGACGGCTTCCTGCGCGAGGAGACCGAACGCGCCGTGCGCTGGCAGGAGGAGATCGGCCTCGACGTGCTGGTCCATGGCGAGTTCGAGCGCAACGACATGGTGCAGTACTTCGGCGAACAGCTCGCAGGCTTTGCCTTCACCCGCCACGGCTGGGTGCAGAGCTATGGTTCCCGTTGTGTGCGGCCGCCAATCCTGTTCGGCGACGTCGCGCGGCCGACCCCGATAACAGTCGGCTGGTGGCGCTATGCCCAGTCGCTCACCACGCGGCCGATGAAGGGCATGCTCACCGGCCCGGTCACCATCCTCAACTGGTCCTTCGTGCGCGACGACGTGCCGCGCAGTCAGGCCTGCCGGCAGATCGCACTTGCCATCCGCGACGAGGTGTCCGACCTCGAACAGGCGGGCGCCGCCATGATCCAGATCGACGAGGCGGCGCTCCGCGAAGGTCTGCCGCTGCGCCGTGCGGAATGGCCGGCCTATCTCGACTGGGCGGTGGAGTGCTTCCGGCTCTGCGCCTCGGGCGTCGGCGACGAAACGCAGATCCACACCCACATGTGCTATTCCGAGTTCAACGACATCATCGATGCGATCGCGGCCATGGATGCCGACGTCATCTCGATCGAGACCTCGCGCTCTCGGATGGAGCTGCTCGATGCGTTCCGCACCTTCCAGTACCCGAACGAGATCGGCCCCGGCGTCTATGACATTCATTCGCCGCGCGTGCCGGCGGTGGCCGAGATGGTCGATCTCCTGAAGCTTGCGCGCCGGCGGCTCGCCGATGAGCAGATCTGGATCAATCCCGACTGCGGTCTGAAGACCCGCGGCTGGGCCGAGGTGCGGCCGGCGCTGGTCAACATGGTCGAGGCCGCGCGCCAGATGCGGCTTGCCGCACGCTAG
- a CDS encoding NnrU family protein, with translation MTFLIVGLGIFLGVHGLTMMRAPRAALIGKVGPGPYKGLYTLAAFAGLALIIYGFGAARAAGYVQIWNPPRFLGHVTALLVTIAFISLAAAYAPNGKIKSTLKHPMLVGVKAWALGHLLANGDLASILLFGGFLAWAVASRISLKSRPDKVEPASAPWGIGDAIAIGGGLVATVVMAIWLHPLLIGVPAILR, from the coding sequence ATGACGTTTTTGATTGTCGGCCTGGGGATATTCCTCGGCGTGCATGGTCTCACCATGATGCGCGCGCCACGCGCCGCCTTGATCGGAAAGGTGGGGCCCGGACCCTATAAGGGGCTCTATACGCTCGCAGCCTTCGCCGGACTGGCCCTGATCATCTACGGCTTCGGCGCCGCGCGGGCCGCCGGCTATGTGCAGATATGGAACCCGCCGCGGTTCCTTGGGCATGTGACGGCGCTGCTCGTCACAATCGCCTTCATCAGCCTGGCAGCGGCCTATGCGCCGAATGGCAAGATCAAGTCGACGCTGAAACACCCCATGCTGGTTGGCGTCAAGGCCTGGGCCTTGGGGCATCTCCTGGCGAATGGCGATCTGGCGTCGATCCTGCTGTTCGGCGGTTTCCTTGCCTGGGCAGTCGCGAGCCGCATTTCGCTGAAGTCGCGGCCCGACAAGGTCGAGCCTGCGTCCGCGCCCTGGGGCATCGGCGATGCCATCGCCATCGGCGGCGGCCTTGTCGCGACCGTGGTCATGGCCATTTGGCTGCATCCGTTGCTCATCGGGGTGCCCGCCATCCTGCGGTAA
- a CDS encoding tetratricopeptide repeat protein, protein MSDIFDEVEEDLRRARFEALWSKYWPSMLTVAVLVVAVVGGWRFYDWQQEQKSAAAGARFEAAMRVSRTDGPEAEKQFAAIAADAPSGYRILSRFRQATELAVRDKDGAVKALDALAADPAIGPLLQDVARVRAAYLLVDTAPQADIIKRMEPLAGPGQAYRHSAREVLALAAMRANDKAGAERWLQAIQLDTETPQGVRGRAELIATIVAGLGN, encoded by the coding sequence ATGTCCGACATTTTTGATGAAGTTGAAGAGGACCTGCGGCGCGCCAGGTTCGAGGCGCTCTGGTCGAAATACTGGCCGTCGATGCTGACAGTCGCCGTGCTGGTTGTCGCCGTTGTCGGCGGCTGGCGCTTCTATGACTGGCAACAGGAACAGAAATCGGCGGCCGCCGGCGCCCGGTTCGAAGCAGCCATGCGGGTCTCGCGCACTGATGGCCCGGAAGCCGAAAAGCAGTTCGCCGCCATCGCCGCCGATGCCCCTTCGGGCTATCGCATCCTCTCCCGCTTCCGCCAGGCGACAGAACTGGCGGTCCGCGACAAGGATGGCGCCGTCAAGGCTCTGGACGCACTCGCCGCCGATCCGGCGATCGGGCCGTTGCTGCAGGACGTCGCCCGCGTCCGTGCCGCCTACCTGCTGGTCGATACCGCCCCCCAGGCCGACATCATCAAGCGCATGGAGCCGCTCGCCGGTCCCGGTCAGGCCTATCGCCATTCGGCCCGTGAAGTGCTGGCGCTCGCTGCGATGCGGGCCAACGACAAGGCCGGCGCCGAGCGCTGGCTGCAGGCGATCCAGCTGGATACCGAGACGCCGCAGGGTGTCCGAGGCCGCGCCGAATTGATTGCGACCATCGTTGCCGGTCTCGGCAATTGA
- the der gene encoding ribosome biogenesis GTPase Der codes for MPFTLAIVGRPNVGKSTLFNRLVGKRIALVDDRPGVTRDRREGDARLGDLEFSIIDTAGLEEVKDASLEARMRAQTEEAIRLCDAVLFMVDARVGLTPADHVFADLVRRSGKPVILAANKSEGKVGMAGAYESFGLGLGDPVPLSAEHGEGINELYEALAALMPVPVYDDEEEIEDTGEDIVDDPNKPISVAIVGRPNAGKSTLVNALIGEERMLTGPEAGITRDAISVDWDWGGRKFRLVDTAGLRKRARIDDKVEKLSVADALRAIRFAQVVVVCMDAEKPFEDQDLRIADLAAKEGRAVVLAFTKWDLVPHKGGKAAKLREEADHWLPQIKGCPVVALSAQTDQGLDRLMTEIIAARVPWQKRIPTNTLVRWLQETTDHHPPPAVSGRRIKMRYMTQAKTRPPTFVAFCSRPEALPESYLRYMVNTLRESFDLQGTPIRFHLKKTDNPYAETGRKIQ; via the coding sequence ATGCCCTTCACGCTCGCTATCGTCGGCCGGCCCAATGTCGGCAAGTCGACGCTTTTCAACCGGCTCGTCGGCAAGCGCATCGCGCTGGTCGATGACCGGCCCGGCGTGACCCGCGACCGTCGCGAAGGCGATGCACGGCTCGGCGACCTCGAATTCTCGATCATCGACACGGCCGGCCTCGAGGAGGTCAAGGACGCCTCGCTGGAAGCGCGCATGCGCGCCCAGACCGAAGAGGCGATCCGGCTCTGCGACGCCGTCCTGTTCATGGTCGATGCGCGCGTCGGCCTGACGCCGGCCGATCATGTCTTCGCCGATCTCGTCCGGCGCTCCGGCAAGCCGGTGATCCTTGCTGCCAACAAGAGCGAGGGCAAGGTCGGCATGGCCGGTGCCTACGAGTCGTTCGGGCTCGGTCTCGGCGATCCCGTGCCGCTCTCGGCCGAGCACGGCGAGGGCATCAATGAACTTTATGAGGCTCTGGCGGCGCTGATGCCGGTGCCCGTCTATGACGACGAGGAAGAGATCGAGGATACCGGCGAGGACATCGTCGATGATCCGAACAAGCCGATCTCGGTCGCCATTGTCGGCCGGCCGAATGCCGGCAAGTCCACGCTGGTCAATGCACTGATCGGGGAAGAGCGCATGCTCACCGGCCCCGAGGCCGGCATCACCCGTGATGCCATCTCCGTCGATTGGGACTGGGGTGGGCGCAAGTTCCGCCTGGTCGATACGGCCGGCCTGCGCAAGCGCGCGCGCATCGACGACAAGGTCGAGAAGCTGTCGGTGGCCGATGCGCTCAGGGCGATCCGCTTCGCCCAGGTCGTCGTTGTCTGCATGGACGCCGAGAAGCCCTTCGAGGACCAGGATCTTCGCATTGCTGATCTCGCCGCCAAGGAGGGCAGGGCGGTCGTGCTCGCCTTCACCAAATGGGACCTCGTGCCCCACAAGGGCGGCAAGGCGGCGAAGCTGCGCGAGGAGGCCGACCATTGGCTCCCGCAGATCAAGGGCTGCCCCGTCGTGGCCCTGTCAGCGCAGACCGATCAGGGGCTTGATCGCCTGATGACCGAGATCATCGCGGCGCGCGTGCCGTGGCAGAAGCGCATTCCGACCAATACGCTGGTGCGCTGGCTGCAGGAGACGACGGATCACCATCCGCCGCCGGCCGTCTCGGGTCGTCGCATCAAGATGCGCTACATGACCCAGGCAAAAACTCGCCCGCCGACCTTCGTCGCCTTCTGCTCGCGTCCCGAGGCGCTGCCGGAGAGCTATCTGCGCTACATGGTCAACACGCTGCGCGAGAGCTTTGACCTGCAGGGAACGCCGATCCGCTTCCATCTGAAGAAGACGGACAATCCTTATGCCGAGACCGGCCGCAAGATTCAGTGA
- a CDS encoding outer membrane protein, whose product MKKHLLLASALVSASVLCATSESFAQQINRSPAPVAVMSWTGFYAGVQLGYGWQGQVSNQVYADPTLVAGGSSIGAVYGAGGVVGGAHVGWNYQLNSLVLGIETDLDLAGIRRSQSPLLSYSVGTTLDPSGTNAGVARVQADWLGSLRARFGVLVSPNLLLYATGGLAYGGLKSSVVADGLVSLALNRTAVGWTAGLGAEWAFSRNWTARLEYRHIELGTQQLNIPAGVISNNAAVYRSNLGRFEVVRAGVSYRF is encoded by the coding sequence ATGAAGAAGCACCTTCTCCTGGCGTCCGCCCTTGTCTCGGCAAGCGTCCTCTGCGCGACGTCTGAATCGTTTGCCCAGCAGATCAATCGCTCTCCGGCTCCGGTCGCCGTGATGAGCTGGACCGGTTTCTATGCCGGCGTTCAACTCGGCTATGGCTGGCAGGGGCAGGTCTCCAATCAGGTCTATGCCGACCCCACTCTGGTGGCTGGCGGTTCGAGCATCGGTGCTGTCTACGGAGCGGGCGGCGTTGTGGGCGGCGCGCATGTTGGCTGGAACTATCAGCTCAACAGCCTGGTTCTCGGCATTGAGACCGATCTCGATCTGGCAGGCATCCGGCGCAGCCAATCGCCGCTGCTGTCATATTCGGTCGGCACAACACTCGACCCTTCGGGCACGAATGCTGGCGTCGCACGTGTCCAGGCCGACTGGCTCGGCTCTTTGCGGGCCCGGTTCGGTGTTCTGGTGTCGCCGAACCTCCTGCTCTACGCAACAGGCGGTCTTGCCTATGGCGGCTTGAAGAGCTCGGTCGTTGCCGATGGTTTGGTCAGTCTCGCTCTCAACCGGACAGCGGTCGGCTGGACGGCCGGCCTGGGTGCCGAATGGGCCTTCTCGCGCAACTGGACGGCCCGGCTTGAATATCGCCATATCGAGTTGGGTACCCAGCAGCTGAACATTCCGGCTGGCGTCATCAGCAACAATGCCGCCGTCTACCGCTCCAACCTTGGGCGCTTCGAGGTGGTGCGCGCGGGTGTCAGCTACCGTTTCTGA